In Brachybacterium saurashtrense, the genomic stretch CGCCAGGTGCGTGAGCTCCACGAGCACCGCCGCCTCGACCACACCGTCCGCCTCGACGTCACCGAGCGAGGCGGCGAGGAGGACCAGCATGGGGCGCACACGCTTGCCACCGGCGTCCATGAGATGGCGGCCGGTCCACCGGACCATGTCGTCGGAGGTGGCCACGGAGTCCCGGAGTCGGCTCTCGATCTCCGCCAGTCGCTCGACGATGCTCGTCGCAAGGCTCTCGTCGATGTCGGGAACACCCGGCAGCGTGGACGGCATGACTCTCCTGGAACTAGCGGGACGCGGGCGGAGCGGCGCCGCGGTACGGACTGCGTGCGCGGAGAGGTCGTGGACTCTCCGGGATCGTCGCTGCCGCACGGCGGCGGAGGATCGATCCGACTGCTGAGTCTACCGGGGGCGGGGGCCGGGGGCCGCTGACGAGTGTCCCGCAGTGAGCGGGCAGACGTTCCTCGGGCACGGTCCTGCCGACGAGAGGGCCTGCACGCGCCCGAGCAACTTCGGACGGCAGGCGGCACCGTCCCGCCCGAGCACCGTCGGAGCCCTGCGCCGAGTCGTCGACCGCGCACACTGCGCCGCACGCGGGATCGGGGCCAGCAGCGTCCGGGCATGAAAGAAGGGAGTGGAGGAGGCGAACACCCGACACATATCGGGGTTCAGCAACTCCTCCACTCCCAGTGAAAGATGTCCGGCGGCGACCTACTCTCCCACACCCTCCCGAGTGCAGTACCATCGGCGCTATCGAGCTTAGCTTCCGGGTTCGGAATGGAACCGGGCGTTTCCTCGACGCTATGACCGCCGTGACACGACGAGACTCAACCAGCCCCCACACACCAGCACACGCCAGTACGCAGCGGGGTTGCTCCTCGAGAACCGCACAGTGGACGCGAACACACACAGCAAACAATCAACACAAAACACCATGTTGTTGTAAGTCATCAGCCATTAGTACCAGTCAGCTCCACACATTACTGTGCTTCCACATCTGGCCTATCAACCCAGTCATCTACTGGGGGCCTCACACACCTCAAGGGTGCAAGGATATCTCATCTCGAAGCAGGCTTCCCGCTTAGATGCTTTCAGCGGTTATCCCTTCCCGACGTAGCCAACCAGCCATGCCCTTGGCAGAACAACTGGCACACCAGAGGTCAGTCCATCCCGGTCCTCTCGTACTAGGGACAGGACTTCTCAAATATCCAACGCGCGCAGCGGATAGGGACCGAACTGTCTCACGACGTTCTAAACCCAGCTCGCGTACCGCTTTAATAGGCGAACAGCCTAACCCTTGGGACCAACTCCAGCCCCAGGATGCGACGAGCCGACATCGAGGTGCCAAACCATGCCGTCGATATGAGCTCTTGGGCAAGATCAGCCTGTTATCCCCGGGGTACCTTTTATCCGTTGAGCGACACCCATTCCACAATGAGGTGCCGGATCACTAGTTCCTGCTTTCGCACCTGCCCGACATGTCTGTCTCGCAGTCAAGCTCCCTTGTGCACTTACACTCAACACCTGATTGCCAACCAGGCTGAGGGAACCTTTGAGCGCCTCCGTTACTCTTTAGGAGGCAACCGCCCCAGTTAAACTACCCATCAGACACTGTCCCTGATCCGGATCACGGACCGAGGTTAGGAATCCAGAACGACCAGAGTGGTATTTCAACAATGACTCCACACTCACTGGCGTGAATGCTTCCCAGTCTCCCACCTATCCTACACAAGCCGTCCCGAACACCAATATCAAACTATAGTAAAGGTCCCGGGGTCTTTCCGTCCTGCTGCGCGTAACGAGCATCTTTACTCGTAATGCAATTTCGCCGAGTTCGCGGTTGAGACAGTGGAGAAGTCGTTACGCCATTCGTGCAGGTCGGAACTTACCCGACAAGGAATTTCGCTACCTTAGGATGGTTATAGTTACCACCGCCGTTTACTGGGGCTTAAATTCTCAGCGTCGACACCCGAAAGCGTCTAACCGGTCCTCTTAACCTTCCAGCACCGGGCAGGCGTCAGTCCGTATACAGCGTCTTACGACTTCGCACGGACCTGTGTTTTTAGTAAACAGTCGCTTCTCCCTGGTCTCTGCGGCCCTCCCCGCTCTCACGGATCGGGCCCCCCTTCTCCCGAAGTTACGGGGGCATTTTGCCGAGTTCCTTAACCACGATTCTCTCGAACGCCTCGGTATTCTCTACCTGATCACCTGAGTCGGTTTAGGGTACGGGCGACCGTATTCGTCACGCCGGGACTTTTCTAGGCAGTACAGGATCACTCTCCTTGTTCCCCGAAGGGTCCTCCCCATCACGTCTCACCCACACGACCCCAGCATTACCCGGGATCGGGCTGCACGCTTGGACGGAGTATTCCATTAACTCCGCGGAAGCTGCCTCACTGCGTCATCCCACACGCTGACCTACTACAACCTTGGTTCCCAGCCTCACCATCACCCCTGCCCCGAAGGGCAGGGAGACAGCTCGGGTGGTTAGCATCGACTGCCTCGGTATGGGTCCTCCTACGATCGGTACGGGAATATCAACCCGTTGTCCATCGACTACGCCTGTCGGCCTCGCCTTAGGTCCCGACTAACCCAGGGCGGATTAACCTGGCCCTGGAACCCTTGATCAATCGGCGGACGGGTTTCTCACCCGTCTTTCGCTACTCATGCCTGCATTCTCACTCGTGCAGCCTCCACCACTGGGTTCCCCCGCGGCTTCGCCGGCTGCACGACGCTCCCCTACCCACCCAGCCCCAAGGACTGAGTGACACAGCTTCGGCGGTGTGCTTGAGCCCCGCTAAATTGTCGGCGCAGAATCACTTGACCAGTGAGCTATTACGCACTCTTTCAAGGGTGGCTGCTTCTAAGCCAACCTCCTGGTTGTCTCAGCAACTCCACATCCTTTTCCACTTAGCACACGCTTAGGGGCCTTAGCTGATGTTCTGGGCTGTTTCCCTCTCGACCATGAAGCTTATCCCCCACAGTCTCACTGCTGCGCTCTCACGTACCGGCATTCGGAGTTTGGCTAAGGTCAGTAACCCGGTGGGGCCCATCGCCTATCCAGTGCTCTACCTCCGGCACGAAACACGCAACGCTGCACCTAAATGCATTTCGGGGAGAACCAGCTATCACGAAGTTTGATTGGCCTTTCACCCCTATCCACAGGTCATCCCCTCCATTTTCAACTGAAGTGGGTTCGCGCCTCCACGCGGTCTTACCCGCGCTTCACACTGCCCATGGATAGATCACTTCGCTTCGGGTCTAGAGCCGGCGACTGAACGCCCCGTTCAGACTCGCTTTCGCTACGGCTACCCCACACGGGTTAACCTCGCCACCGACCACTAACTCGCAGGCTCATTCTTCAAAAGGCACGCCGTCACCCCTCAAGGCTCCGACGGATTGTAAGCGCACGGTTTCAGGTACTATTTCACTCCCCTCCCGGGGTGCTTTTCACCTTTCCCTCACGGTACTTGTCCGCTATCGGTCACAAGGTAGTATTCAGGCTTACCAGGTGGTCCTGGCAGATTCACACCGGATTTCACGGGCCCGGTGCTACTCGGGAACAGCGTCACGCCATGCAGCAGTTTCGTCTACGGGGGTCACACCCTCTACGCCGTCGCACTCACCACGACTTCGACTACCACTACACGTACACGCTGATGAGCCGGCAGACCCATCCAACACGTCCCACAACCCCTGACCTGCAACCCCTGCCGGGTATCACACAGACCAGGTTTAGCCTCCTCCGCTTTCGCTCGCCACTACTCACGGAATCACTATTGTTTTCTCTTCCTGCGGGTACTGAGATGTTTCACTTCCCCGCGTTCCCTCCACACCGCCTATACATTCAGCGGCAGGTACCACGACATGACTCGTGGTGGGTTTCCCCATTCGGACATCCTCGGATCACAGCTCTGTTGTCAACTCCCCGAGGCTTAACGCAGACTCACACGTCCTTCGTCGGCTCCTTGTGCCAAGGCATCCACCGTGCGCCCTTTAAAACTTACGGCAACACAAAGACACTTTGCGCTATAAAAATTGCTTACAAGATGCTCGCGTCCACTATACAGTTCTCAAAAAACAACCCCACACCCACCACACACACCCACACAGGCGCCCATGACAGGGGAGACCAGCCACACACCCCCACCCGTTCCCGAAGAAACCAGAAAAGGGGCCGCGTGCAGCCTCACAACCCAATAGCGTGCCTCCACCTCGAACCCACACCACCACAGGTCCGTTCCCCACCCCCACAAGAGGAGCCGTACTAGAACCCGGCAGTGCCGGCGAAGTGCCCATCCATCGATGTTCCACCCTTGAGCAACCGCCCCCACCACACTCGGGCAGGCAGACGGCCACCAATATTGGTGATGCTCCTTAGAAAGGAGGTGATCCAGCCGCACCTTCCGGTACGGCTACCTTGTTACGACTTAGTCCCAATCACCGATCCCACCTTCGACAGCTCCCTCACGAGGATGGGCCACTGGCTTCGGGTGTTACCGACTTTCGTGACTTGACGGGCGGTGTGTACAAGGCCCGGGAACGTATTCACCGCAGCGTTGCTGATCTGCGATTACTAGCGACTCCGACTTCATGGGGTCGAGTTGCAGACCCCAATCCGAACTGAGGCCGGCTTTTTGGGATTCGCTCCACCTCACAGTTTCGCAACCCATTGTACCGACCATTGTAGCATGCTTGAAGCCCAAGACATAAGGGGCATGATGATTTGACGTCGTCCCCACCTTCCTCCGAGTTGACCCCGGCAGTCTCCTATGAGTCCCCACCATCACGTGCTGGCAACATAGAACAAGGGTTGCGCTCGTTGCGGGACTTAACCCAACATCTCACGACACGAGCTGACGACAACCATGCACCACCTGTGCACCAGTCCGAAGAAAGCCACATCTCTGCAGCCGTCCAGTGCATGTCAAGCCTTGGTAAGGTTCTTCGCGTTGCATCGAATTAATCAGCATGCTCCGCCGCTTGTGCGGGCCCCCGTCAATTCCTTTGAGTTTTAGCCTTGCGGCCGTACTCCCCAGGCGGGGCACTTAATGCGTTAGCTACGGCGCGGAAAACGTGGAATGTCCCCCACACCTAGTGCCCAACGTTTACGGCATGGACTACCAGGGTATCTAATCCTGTTCGCTACCCATGCTTTCGCTTCTCAGTGTCAGTAATGGCCCAGAGACCTGCCTTCGCCATCGGTGTTCTTCCTGATATCTGCGCATTTCACCGCTACACCAGGAGTTCCAGTCTCCCCTACCACACTCTAGCCTGCCCGTACCCACCGCACGCCCGAGGTTGAGCCTCGGGTTTTCACGGCAGACGCGACAAGCCACCTACAAGCTCTTTACGCCCAATAATTCCGGACAACGCTTGCGCCCTACGTATTACCGCGGCTGCTGGCACGTAGTTAGCCGGCGCTTCTTCTGCAGGTACCGTCACTCTCGCTTCTTCCCTACTGAAAGAGGTTTACAACCCGAAGGCCGTCATCCCTCACGCGGCGTCGCTGCATCAGGCTTTCGCCCATTGTGCAATATTCCCCACTGCTGCCTCCCGTAGGAGTCTGGGCCGTGTCTCAGTCCCAGTGTGGCCGGTCGCCCTCTCAGGCCGGCTACCCGTCATCGCCTTGGTGAGCCATTACCTCACCAACAAACTGATAGGCCGCGAGTCCATCCCCCACCGATAAATCTTTCCAACACCCACCATGCGATGAGTGTTCGTATCCGGTATTAGCCACGATTTCCCGAGGTTATCCCGAAGTGAGGGGCAGGTTACTCACGTGTTACTCACCCGTTCGCCACTAATCAGGCGGTGCAAGCACCACCGTCATCGTTCGACTTGCATGTGTTAAGCACGCCGCCAGCGTTCGTCCTGAGCCAGGATCAAACTCTCCATGAAAAAACATGAAAAACAGTATCCTGACAACAGAAACAAACAACCAGCATTTCTGCTGTATCATCCGTTTCAAAATTGCCATTCAAAATAATGGCATCGATAAACAGACACGCTATTGAGATATCAAGCAACACGCGCACATCGTCATCTCCCCGCGCCAGCGGGTCGAGTCAGAGGCTCGGAGTGCCGGGGGATCTCTCCGCCGACGAGTTGTGCTTCGTCGTCCCGGCGCGAGTCACTACTCTAGCAGTTCCTCGCGGCTCAGTCCAACTCCGCGGCGTGTGTTCCGGGTCTCGGTCCGATCACGAGGTGATCGAGCCGGTGACCTGGTCACCCGCGCCGGCCCGGTTTTCCGGTCCGACATCTTCAGCTGCCCCGCACCCGGTGGTCCGCCCGTCTCCCTGAGGAGCTGTCCGGCCCGCCGTGTCTGCGTTCTCGCTGCTGACAAGAAAGAACACTACGGCCCCGCCGGGGCGCCGTCAAACCCGCGAGTTCAGCCGTCGTTCACCCGCCAGATCGCATGTCTTTCCAGGTCAGAGGTGCTTTAGGGGTGCCGGGAAAGCGCTCGTTCACGGGGATGTGACCCACGTCTGAGAGGGGGGTCACCGGGTCTTCTCGTCGGCTTGACACTTATCCGCCGCGGCAGGTATTCGCGCCCCGCTGCACCGCCGTGCGAACGCGACGGAGCCCCGGGCCGTCCGTGCGGACGGATCCCGGGGCTCCGCGGTGAGGAGATGCGGTGGCGGTCAGTCGGCGATGAAGACCATCGCGGCGTTCTTCCGCCCGCGGCGCAGCAGGAGATGTCGACCGGGGAGGGTCGAGAACGACCCGATCTCCCGCTCCAGATCCTCGGCGTCGATCTTCTCGCCGTTGAGCGAGAGTCCACCGCCGGCCGCATCGCGGCGCGCGGCACCCTTCGACCCCGAGATCCCGACCTCCACGAAGGCCTCGACCAGCGGAGTCGTCCCGCCCACTCCCGCATGAGGGAGCTCCTGAGCGAGCGCCCGCACGGTGCCCTCGTCCAGGTCGCGCACGTCCCCCTTCCCGAAGAGCACGCCGGCCGCGGCCTTGGCCTGGGCGGTGGCCTGCTCGCCGTGCACCATGGTGGTGAGGTCGTCGGCGAGGGCCTTCTGCGCCGCGCGCTGGTGGGAGGCCGTCTCGGTCGCGCTCTCGAGCTCGGCGATCTCCTCCTGGCCGCGGAAGGTGAAGTACCGCAGGTAGTTGACCACGTCCGCATCGGCCGCATTCAGCCAGAACTGGTGGAAGGCGTACGGGCTGGTGAGCTCCGCGTCCAGCCACACGGCCCCACCCTCGCTCTTGCCGAACTTCGTGCCGTCTGCCTTGGTGACCAGCGGCGTGGTGAGGGCGTGGACGTCCTGCCCCTCGACCTTGTGGATCAGATCCACACCGGACAGCAGGTTCCCCCACTGATCATTGCCGCCGTACTGGAGGGTGACGCCGTGCCGCCGGTACAGCTCCAGGTAGTCGATCCCCTGGAGCAGCTGGTAGCTGAACTCGGTGTAGCTGATGCCCTCATCGCTCTGCAGGCGTCGCGCCACCGTGTCCTTCGCGAGCATCGTGCCGAGGCGGAAGTGCTTGCCCATGTCGCGCAGGAACTCCAGGGCGCTCATCCGCCCGATCCAGTCGAGGTTGTTCACCATGGTCACGCCGAACTCGCCCTCGAGGTCGAGGAAGCGGGAGATCTGGCCGCGCAGGCTCTCCACCCACGTGCCCACGAGGTCCGCATCGTTCAGCACCCGCTCGCCGGACATCCGCGGATCGCCGATCAGACCCGTCGCGCCGCCCACCAGGGCGTACGGGTGATGCCCGGCCAGCTGCAGTCGACGCATGGTGAGCACCTGCGTCAGGTGGCCCACGTGGAGCGACGCCGCCGTGGGGTCGAAGCCGCAATACAGGCTGATCGGTCCGTCCGCCAGAGCGCTGCCGAGCGCCTCGCGCCCGGTGGTCTGCACGACGAGTCCTCGCCAGGCGAGTTCGTCCAGGACGGAATGCATCAATCGGTTCCTCTCGAAAGGTCGTACGGCTCCCGGTCGGGGCCGCGGTCATTCTCCCCTACGCAGGGGACCCGGTGCCACGCGATTTCGCTCGCGGGGCGGTGACGGCCGACGGGTCCCAGGCCGACGGGTCCCAGCCCGACCGCCGGACCGACCGGCCGGCTCCCTCCCTGCCGTGGAGCCGGCCGACCGGCCTCAGGAGTCGGCGCGGTCGCGCGTGAAGCCGCGCAGCGCCGTGAGGGTCGCGGCGGCGGCGTCGGTCTGCTCCGCCACGCGGACCGGCGCGGTCCCGCCCTTCGCATCGCGGGAGGCGATGGAGCCCTCCACGGAGAGCACCTCCCGCACCGAGGCATCGAGGTGCTCGGAGATGCCCTCCAGCTCCGCGTCGGTGAGGTCCCACAGCTCCTTGTCCTGGCTCTCCGCGAGCTTCACGCAGGCGCCGGAGATCTCGTGCGCGCTGCGGAAGGGGACACCGCGGCGCACCAGGTGATCGGCGATGTCGGTGGCGAGCGAGAAGCCCTGGGGGGCGAGCTCGGCCATGCGGTCGGTGTGGAAGACGAGCGTGGCCATCATGCCGGTGAACGCCGGCAGCACCAGCTCCAGCGAGTCCACCTGGTCGAACACCGGCTCCTTGTCCTCCTGGAGGTCCCGGTTGTACGCCAGCGGCAGCGCCTTGAGCGTGGTGAGCAGGCCCACCAGGTCCCCCACCACGCGGCCTGCCTTGCCGCGGGCCAGCTCGGCGATGTCCGGGTTCTTCTTCTGCGGCATGATCGAGGAGCCGGTGGAGAAGGAGTCGTCCAGGGTGATGAACGAGAACTCCTTGGTGTTCCACAGGATGACCTCCTCGGC encodes the following:
- the tyrS gene encoding tyrosine--tRNA ligase — protein: MHSVLDELAWRGLVVQTTGREALGSALADGPISLYCGFDPTAASLHVGHLTQVLTMRRLQLAGHHPYALVGGATGLIGDPRMSGERVLNDADLVGTWVESLRGQISRFLDLEGEFGVTMVNNLDWIGRMSALEFLRDMGKHFRLGTMLAKDTVARRLQSDEGISYTEFSYQLLQGIDYLELYRRHGVTLQYGGNDQWGNLLSGVDLIHKVEGQDVHALTTPLVTKADGTKFGKSEGGAVWLDAELTSPYAFHQFWLNAADADVVNYLRYFTFRGQEEIAELESATETASHQRAAQKALADDLTTMVHGEQATAQAKAAAGVLFGKGDVRDLDEGTVRALAQELPHAGVGGTTPLVEAFVEVGISGSKGAARRDAAGGGLSLNGEKIDAEDLEREIGSFSTLPGRHLLLRRGRKNAAMVFIAD